From one Vicinamibacterales bacterium genomic stretch:
- a CDS encoding pyruvate carboxylase subunit B, with protein MSPASSPLRITDLTFRDGHQSLFATRVRTDDLAAIAPEMNATGFWSMEVWGGATFDVMTRFLNEDPWDRIRILKQRMPDVPLQMLLRGQNLVGYRNYADDVVRAFVHHAADCGIDVFRVFDALNDERNFITAFEAIREKRKHIQGALSYSLTERSLGGPVFTLDYYMEKARTIAGMGADSLCIKDMAGLLAPDDAAALVGALKRELKIPIVVHTHFTSGMAYMTLLRAIDAGVDVIDTCLAPFALRTSHAALEPIVAALAGRPRDTGLDLARLLKLDEHFEAIAPKYREFLDDTKLSMIDTGVLSHQIPGGMFSNMVAQLRQADALNRLGEVYEELPRTRKELGSPPLVTPTSQIVGTQAVLNVLFGRYKMISQEVKDYVYGLYGKPPAAIDTEVQHLALADYQRGTQPFTGRAADLLTPELEKAREETRGLARDIGDVLVYALYPTTGLRFLKWKYGIEAPPAETRARTLEDVRRENELVAKARKGQLVEAGSKAASAAGPAPRAFTVRIGGEVFKVEVDPDATDACAAGTKGAAPAATVPVAPDSAIVAPMPGLVLRYLVKVGDAVKAGDPVVLLEAMKMQNTLPAPRAGRISRLAFTDGANVNRGDVLATLE; from the coding sequence ATGAGCCCGGCGTCCAGTCCTCTCAGGATCACAGACCTCACCTTCCGTGACGGGCATCAATCGCTGTTCGCGACGCGCGTCCGCACCGACGATCTCGCGGCCATCGCGCCCGAGATGAACGCGACCGGCTTCTGGTCGATGGAGGTCTGGGGCGGCGCGACGTTCGACGTGATGACGCGCTTCCTCAACGAGGACCCGTGGGACCGGATCCGCATCCTGAAGCAGCGCATGCCCGACGTCCCGCTGCAGATGCTCCTCCGCGGCCAGAACCTCGTCGGCTACCGCAACTACGCGGACGATGTGGTGCGCGCGTTCGTGCACCATGCGGCTGACTGCGGCATCGACGTGTTCCGCGTCTTCGACGCGCTGAACGACGAGCGAAACTTCATCACGGCTTTCGAGGCGATTCGCGAGAAGCGCAAGCACATCCAGGGCGCGCTGAGCTACTCGCTCACCGAACGCTCGCTTGGCGGCCCGGTGTTCACGCTCGACTACTACATGGAGAAGGCGCGGACGATTGCCGGGATGGGCGCCGACAGCCTCTGCATCAAGGACATGGCGGGGCTTCTCGCGCCGGACGACGCTGCGGCACTCGTCGGCGCGCTGAAGCGGGAGCTGAAGATCCCGATCGTCGTGCACACGCACTTCACGAGCGGCATGGCCTACATGACGCTGCTCCGAGCCATCGATGCGGGCGTGGATGTCATCGATACGTGCCTGGCGCCCTTCGCCCTGCGGACTTCCCACGCGGCGCTCGAACCGATCGTCGCGGCGCTCGCCGGCCGGCCCCGCGATACGGGGCTCGACCTCGCCCGCCTGTTGAAGCTCGACGAGCACTTCGAGGCGATCGCACCGAAGTACCGCGAGTTCCTCGACGACACGAAGCTCTCCATGATCGATACGGGCGTCCTGTCGCACCAGATTCCAGGCGGGATGTTCAGCAACATGGTGGCGCAACTGCGCCAGGCGGACGCGCTGAATCGGCTGGGCGAGGTCTACGAAGAACTGCCGCGCACGCGGAAGGAGCTGGGATCGCCCCCGCTCGTCACGCCGACCAGCCAGATCGTCGGCACGCAGGCGGTGCTGAACGTGCTGTTCGGCCGCTACAAGATGATCTCGCAAGAGGTGAAAGACTACGTCTACGGTCTGTATGGAAAGCCGCCGGCAGCCATCGACACCGAGGTCCAGCATCTCGCGCTCGCAGACTACCAGCGGGGCACGCAGCCGTTCACCGGGCGCGCGGCCGACCTGCTGACGCCCGAGCTCGAGAAGGCGCGCGAGGAGACCCGCGGCCTCGCGCGGGACATCGGCGACGTGCTCGTCTACGCGCTCTACCCCACCACGGGCTTGCGGTTCCTGAAATGGAAATACGGCATCGAAGCGCCGCCTGCGGAGACGCGCGCGCGGACGCTCGAGGACGTGCGACGCGAGAACGAGCTCGTCGCGAAGGCTCGAAAGGGGCAGCTCGTCGAGGCGGGCTCGAAGGCCGCCAGCGCGGCAGGCCCCGCGCCCCGCGCGTTCACCGTGCGCATCGGAGGCGAAGTCTTCAAGGTCGAGGTGGATCCAGACGCCACCGACGCGTGTGCGGCCGGCACCAAGGGCGCGGCGCCCGCGGCCACCGTGCCGGTCGCGCCCGATTCGGCGATCGTCGCGCCGATGCCTGGCCTCGTACTGCGGTATCTCGTGAAGGTCGGCGACGCCGTCAAGGCCGGCGATCCGGTGGTGCTGCTCGAGGCGATGAAGATGCAGAACACGCTGCCGGCGCCGAGGGCAGGTCGCATCAGCCGGCTCGCGTTCACCGACGGCGCCAACGTGAACCGGGGCGACGTCCTGGCCACGCTCGAGTAG
- a CDS encoding MFS transporter: protein MTTTTVSAGPFAWYRNAPPASRRALGAACLGWMLDSFDVNLYALVLASVMADLSFDKQVAGLIGSFTLITAAAGGILFGLAADRWGRTRALIGSILIYSVFTGACGLAQTAWHLMLFRALLGIGMGGEWASGAALVSETWPAEHRGKALGIVQSSWAVGYAAAALVTQIFLPIGGWRVVFFVGVLPALVTAWVLKRVEEPEVWREARRRGRESAIRSQEPAGMRQEGGEAAGRFSDIFRGPMLRLTVFITLMNACTLYAYWAFTQWVPAYLELSPAKGGLGLGSYKTLLIVAMNVGMWFGYVTFGLVSDRIGRKRTYVTYVLAAAIFVMAYASMRTPVALLLVGPFVGFFGAGYFSGFGAVTAEIYPTKIRATAQGFTYNLGRVASAAAPWTVGTLAQSHGFAAAFSTAAIAFVLAGVAWIWIPETKGRELRQ, encoded by the coding sequence ATGACTACCACCACCGTGTCCGCCGGCCCGTTCGCCTGGTATCGGAATGCACCTCCGGCATCACGACGGGCGCTGGGCGCCGCCTGCCTCGGGTGGATGCTCGACTCGTTCGACGTCAACCTCTACGCGCTGGTGCTCGCCTCGGTGATGGCGGACTTGTCGTTCGACAAGCAGGTCGCCGGCCTCATCGGGTCCTTCACGCTCATCACCGCGGCGGCGGGCGGCATCCTCTTCGGTCTGGCCGCCGACCGCTGGGGCCGGACGCGCGCGCTCATCGGCAGCATCCTCATCTACTCCGTGTTCACCGGGGCCTGCGGCCTCGCCCAGACGGCCTGGCATCTCATGCTGTTCCGTGCGCTGCTCGGGATCGGCATGGGGGGCGAATGGGCGAGCGGTGCGGCGCTCGTGTCCGAGACCTGGCCGGCCGAGCACCGCGGCAAAGCGCTCGGCATCGTCCAGAGCTCGTGGGCGGTCGGCTACGCCGCCGCCGCGCTCGTCACGCAGATCTTCCTGCCGATCGGCGGGTGGCGCGTCGTGTTCTTCGTCGGGGTGCTGCCCGCACTCGTCACCGCGTGGGTGTTGAAGCGCGTGGAGGAGCCCGAGGTGTGGCGGGAGGCCAGAAGGAGGGGTCGGGAGTCAGCAATCAGGAGCCAGGAGCCGGCCGGCATGAGGCAGGAAGGCGGGGAGGCGGCGGGGCGGTTCTCTGACATCTTCCGCGGGCCGATGCTGCGCCTCACGGTCTTCATCACGCTGATGAATGCTTGCACGCTCTATGCGTACTGGGCGTTCACACAGTGGGTCCCCGCCTACCTCGAGCTGTCGCCGGCAAAGGGCGGCCTCGGCCTCGGGTCGTACAAGACACTGCTCATCGTCGCCATGAACGTCGGCATGTGGTTCGGGTATGTGACATTCGGGCTGGTGAGCGACAGAATCGGCCGCAAGCGCACCTATGTGACCTACGTGCTGGCGGCGGCCATCTTCGTCATGGCCTACGCCTCGATGCGGACGCCGGTTGCGCTGCTGCTCGTCGGTCCGTTCGTCGGCTTCTTCGGCGCGGGGTATTTCAGTGGCTTTGGCGCGGTCACGGCGGAGATCTACCCGACCAAGATCCGCGCGACGGCGCAGGGTTTCACCTACAATCTCGGCCGCGTCGCCAGCGCCGCTGCCCCGTGGACCGTCGGTACGCTCGCCCAGTCGCACGGCTTCGCGGCGGCCTTCTCGACCGCCGCCATCGCGTTCGTGCTCGCGGGCGTGGCCTGGATCTGGATTCCGGAAACGAAGGGTCGAGAACTCCGACAGTGA
- a CDS encoding biotin-dependent carboxyltransferase family protein, which yields MSVLDGGMLTTVQDLGRYGYQRYGVPTSGAVDRFALRAANRLVGNSDDTAALEMTLVGPRIEFLAPATIALTGADLGARLDGRSLPRWETVTVTPGALLALVGAQSGVRGYLALAGGIDVPVVLGSRSTYTRSRLGGIEGRALERGDVLEIVGTRPVLLGGRLMLPAGSQPTYPQEHLLRVVLGPQDDRFTAHGLRTFLSSAYTVTAQSDRMGYRLAGPAIEHSRGPDIVSDGTPFGAVQVAGDGAPIVLLADRGTAGGYTKIATVISVDISRLAQAAPDDTVRFEAVTVADAHDALRAQEEVLRRIGVPTAARPADRLRKVAAAVATVAGVLDSR from the coding sequence ATGTCGGTCCTCGACGGCGGGATGCTGACGACGGTCCAGGACCTCGGGCGCTACGGCTATCAGCGGTACGGAGTGCCCACGTCGGGGGCAGTCGACCGCTTTGCCCTGCGCGCGGCCAACCGACTCGTCGGCAACAGCGACGACACCGCGGCGCTCGAGATGACGCTCGTCGGGCCGCGGATCGAGTTCCTGGCGCCGGCCACGATCGCTCTCACTGGCGCCGACCTCGGCGCGCGCCTCGACGGTCGATCTCTGCCGCGATGGGAGACCGTGACCGTCACCCCCGGCGCCTTGCTCGCATTGGTCGGCGCCCAGTCGGGTGTCCGCGGCTACCTCGCCCTGGCCGGTGGCATCGACGTCCCGGTGGTCCTCGGGAGCCGATCCACCTACACGCGCTCGCGGCTCGGCGGCATCGAGGGGCGCGCGCTCGAGCGAGGCGATGTGCTCGAGATCGTCGGCACCAGGCCGGTCCTGCTCGGTGGGCGGTTGATGTTGCCCGCGGGCAGCCAGCCGACCTATCCGCAGGAGCATCTCCTGCGCGTCGTTCTCGGTCCGCAGGACGATCGCTTCACGGCACACGGCCTTCGCACGTTTCTCTCGTCCGCCTACACGGTGACGGCTCAATCGGACCGGATGGGCTATCGACTGGCGGGCCCCGCGATCGAGCACAGCCGGGGGCCGGACATCGTGTCGGACGGCACGCCATTCGGCGCCGTCCAGGTGGCCGGCGACGGCGCGCCGATCGTGCTGCTGGCAGATCGCGGCACGGCGGGTGGGTATACGAAGATCGCCACCGTCATCAGCGTGGACATCTCGCGGCTGGCGCAGGCAGCGCCCGACGACACGGTCCGCTTCGAAGCGGTGACGGTCGCCGACGCGCACGACGCGCTGAGAGCGCAGGAGGAAGTGCTGCGCCGAATCGGTGTACCAACGGCGGCACGTCCGGCCGACCGGCTGCGGAAGGTCGCGGCCGCGGTGGCCACGGTGGCGGGCGTGTTGGACTCTCGGTAG
- the pxpB gene encoding 5-oxoprolinase subunit PxpB: MNAPPRFLPAGDTALVVEFGDTIDPAINRRVRDLLLAIERATISGVVDLVPTYRSLLVSYDPLVIGIDELQERIALLEAAPGDSPMPPPRLVEIPTAYGGEFGPDLGFVAEHAGLSPNEVVALHAGTDYLVYMMGFSPGFCYLGGMSGKIATPRLKTPRTAIPAGSVGIAQQQTGIYPTESPGGWQLIGRTPVSLFDPHRQPPVLVEAGDYIRFAPVSVDEYATIRAAIRAGNWTLEAHPCE, from the coding sequence GTGAACGCCCCGCCCCGGTTCCTGCCCGCCGGCGATACGGCCCTCGTCGTCGAGTTCGGCGACACGATCGACCCCGCGATCAACCGCCGCGTCCGGGACCTGCTGCTCGCAATCGAGCGGGCCACGATCAGCGGCGTCGTCGATCTCGTGCCGACGTACCGCTCGCTGCTCGTCAGCTACGACCCCCTGGTGATCGGCATCGACGAACTGCAGGAGCGCATCGCCCTCCTCGAAGCCGCCCCCGGGGACAGCCCGATGCCCCCACCTCGGCTCGTCGAGATTCCCACGGCGTACGGGGGGGAATTCGGTCCGGACCTTGGGTTCGTCGCCGAACATGCCGGCTTGTCGCCGAACGAAGTCGTCGCGCTGCATGCCGGCACCGACTATCTCGTCTACATGATGGGATTCAGCCCCGGCTTCTGCTACCTGGGCGGCATGTCCGGAAAGATCGCGACGCCCCGTCTGAAGACACCCCGCACGGCCATTCCGGCAGGATCCGTTGGTATCGCGCAGCAGCAAACCGGCATCTACCCGACCGAAAGCCCCGGAGGCTGGCAGTTGATTGGCCGCACGCCGGTGTCGCTGTTCGATCCTCATCGGCAGCCGCCTGTGCTGGTCGAGGCAGGCGACTACATCCGGTTCGCGCCGGTGTCCGTCGACGAGTACGCGACGATCCGGGCCGCGATCCGGGCGGGCAACTGGACGCTGGAGGCGCACCCGTGCGAGTGA
- a CDS encoding 5-oxoprolinase subunit PxpA, with product MAARFDFNCDMGESFGAWTMGLDAEVIRFVTSANIACGFHAGDSNTMRRTVRLAEAHGVGVGAHPGFPDLQGFGRRNLAATPDEVRNDLVYQIGALTAFTASKKLQHVKPHGALYNMAVPGGDLARAISEAVLDTDPSLILVALAGSRWADQAERMGLRVAREAFADRALMPDGTLVPRSKPGAVIHDTGQVVERSVRLATEGTVVAITGEIVHVKADTLCLHGDTPDAVALASALADALKRAGVTLAPMGAQS from the coding sequence ATGGCCGCGCGGTTCGATTTCAACTGCGACATGGGCGAGAGTTTCGGCGCGTGGACGATGGGGCTCGACGCCGAGGTCATCCGGTTCGTCACGTCGGCGAACATCGCGTGCGGCTTCCACGCGGGCGATTCGAACACGATGCGGCGCACGGTTCGACTCGCGGAGGCTCACGGCGTCGGTGTGGGCGCTCACCCTGGCTTCCCCGATCTGCAGGGCTTCGGCCGGCGGAACCTGGCGGCCACGCCCGACGAGGTGCGCAACGACCTCGTCTACCAGATTGGTGCCCTGACGGCGTTCACCGCGTCCAAGAAACTGCAGCACGTCAAGCCGCACGGCGCACTCTACAACATGGCCGTACCTGGCGGCGACCTGGCCCGGGCCATCAGCGAGGCGGTGCTCGACACGGACCCGTCGCTCATCCTGGTGGCGCTGGCCGGGTCGCGCTGGGCGGACCAAGCCGAGCGGATGGGGCTGAGGGTCGCACGGGAGGCGTTTGCCGACCGCGCGCTCATGCCCGACGGCACGCTCGTGCCACGCTCGAAACCTGGTGCCGTCATCCACGACACCGGGCAGGTCGTCGAACGAAGCGTCCGGCTGGCCACCGAGGGAACGGTTGTCGCGATCACCGGCGAGATCGTGCACGTCAAGGCGGATACGCTGTGCCTTCACGGTGACACGCCCGACGCGGTGGCGCTGGCCTCGGCTCTCGCCGACGCGCTGAAGCGCGCCGGCGTCACCCTCGCCCCGATGGGCGCCCAATCGTGA
- a CDS encoding Xaa-Pro peptidase family protein, translating to MPNIARIQSELKAAGVDGWLLYDFHNRDAIAYHVLGMDYGKFTSRRWFYWIPTSGQPVRLAHKVESTKLDSLPGEKRLYLSWRELHASLEEILGPAKKVAMQYSPTANIPYVSLVDGGTIDLIRSLGFEVISSAGLVQTFQAVLDEAGYQSHLEAGRRVQRIKDESFALIGDSLRAGTVLTQYDVQQFIVRRFGEEGLTCKGEYPIVGTNEQPADPHFEPTPANARPIRPGDTVLIDLWAKLDQPGAVFYDITWCGFVGQTPPAKYVEIFTVVREARDAALTFIRNRFAEGKKLHGWEVDDACRNVVEKAGYGKYFIHRTGHSIGEEVHGNGVNIDNLETKDERELVPGICFSIEPGIYLAGEMAVRSEINVFITPAGKVDVAGEMQKDLILI from the coding sequence ATGCCGAACATCGCACGCATCCAGAGTGAGTTGAAGGCAGCAGGCGTGGACGGGTGGCTGCTCTACGATTTCCACAACCGGGACGCGATCGCCTACCACGTGCTCGGGATGGACTATGGCAAGTTCACGAGCCGCCGGTGGTTCTACTGGATTCCAACCAGCGGGCAGCCGGTGCGCCTGGCGCACAAGGTCGAGTCCACCAAGCTCGACTCGCTGCCGGGCGAGAAGCGGTTGTACCTCTCCTGGCGCGAACTGCACGCGAGCCTCGAGGAGATCCTCGGACCGGCGAAGAAGGTCGCGATGCAGTACTCGCCGACCGCGAACATTCCCTACGTGTCGCTCGTGGACGGCGGGACGATCGACCTGATTCGGTCGCTTGGCTTCGAGGTCATCTCCTCGGCCGGCCTGGTGCAGACGTTCCAGGCCGTGCTCGACGAGGCCGGCTACCAGTCGCACCTCGAGGCGGGCCGTCGCGTACAGCGGATCAAGGACGAATCCTTCGCGCTCATCGGCGATTCACTCCGTGCCGGCACGGTCCTCACGCAGTACGACGTCCAGCAGTTCATCGTCCGCCGCTTTGGCGAGGAGGGGCTCACCTGCAAGGGCGAGTACCCGATCGTCGGCACGAACGAGCAGCCGGCAGACCCGCACTTCGAGCCGACGCCGGCGAACGCGCGGCCGATCAGGCCTGGCGACACCGTCCTCATCGACCTCTGGGCGAAGCTCGACCAGCCCGGCGCCGTCTTCTACGACATCACGTGGTGCGGTTTCGTCGGCCAGACGCCCCCGGCAAAGTACGTCGAGATCTTCACGGTCGTACGTGAGGCTCGCGACGCGGCCTTGACGTTCATTCGCAACCGCTTCGCCGAAGGGAAGAAACTCCACGGCTGGGAAGTGGACGATGCGTGCCGAAACGTGGTGGAGAAAGCGGGCTACGGGAAGTACTTCATCCACCGGACAGGCCACTCGATTGGCGAAGAGGTCCACGGCAACGGCGTGAACATCGACAACCTCGAGACGAAGGACGAGCGCGAGCTCGTGCCCGGCATCTGCTTCTCGATCGAGCCGGGCATCTACCTCGCCGGCGAGATGGCGGTGCGTTCGGAGATCAACGTGTTCATCACGCCAGCAGGCAAGGTGGACGTCGCGGGTGAGATGCAGAAGGACCTGATACTCATCTAG
- a CDS encoding sodium:solute symporter family protein — protein sequence MGFYYLYVILAYLLVMTGYNIYRSRQIKNQDDFMVAGRSLSLTKMVFTLVCTWIGSGTFIAGAEYASYAGWSAVWQPAGAFLGIGIIYFVAAKIRTFGQYTVGDILEARYGRFARLFGAIALIIAFTTIVAYQFRAGGYILNVVTDGYISLEVGQTITAAFVILFVTIGGMIAVAHTDLPNGIIIVSACLLAVPFVISAAGGWAHAHDVLGPTRFQVFAQDFGKYPALKGFAYFLSTLLLLMGVQSMYQKFYAARSPKEAKQAVAIWIVGTIVVETIVIAIAVYASVYSTERQLGWDGRALVLNAARYMVPGPVGVLLLGAACAVVLSTGMNYLLSSSSNVMRDIYQGMINPNADPTKMVALQKVFIVVMGFLAFLMIFIPTYLKSQISILQYAYFAYTMYGVAVTPALFAALTWKRATWQGGVASIVGGAFATVFFEFVLPWMAPGVLEGAPGAGSAFFGKDPWGIPSIYPAAIISIGLLVFVSLLTPAPKPEELERLFPKEQAAA from the coding sequence GTGGGCTTCTACTATCTGTACGTCATCCTCGCCTACCTGCTGGTCATGACCGGGTACAACATCTACCGGTCACGTCAGATCAAGAACCAGGACGACTTCATGGTGGCGGGGCGCAGCCTCTCGCTCACCAAGATGGTCTTCACGCTGGTGTGCACGTGGATCGGATCCGGCACGTTCATCGCCGGCGCCGAGTACGCGTCCTACGCCGGCTGGAGCGCGGTGTGGCAGCCAGCCGGCGCGTTCCTCGGCATCGGGATCATCTACTTCGTGGCGGCGAAGATCCGGACGTTTGGCCAGTACACGGTCGGGGACATCCTCGAGGCGCGCTACGGGCGGTTCGCGCGGCTGTTCGGTGCGATCGCGCTCATCATCGCCTTCACGACGATTGTCGCCTACCAGTTCCGTGCGGGTGGCTACATCCTGAACGTCGTGACCGACGGCTACATCTCTCTCGAGGTGGGGCAGACGATCACGGCCGCGTTCGTCATCCTCTTCGTCACCATCGGCGGGATGATCGCGGTGGCCCACACAGATTTGCCGAACGGCATCATCATCGTCTCGGCCTGCCTGCTCGCCGTCCCCTTCGTCATCAGCGCGGCCGGTGGATGGGCGCACGCCCACGACGTGCTGGGACCGACGAGGTTCCAGGTCTTCGCGCAGGACTTCGGCAAGTACCCCGCGCTCAAGGGCTTTGCGTATTTCCTCTCCACGTTGCTGCTCCTGATGGGCGTGCAGTCGATGTACCAGAAGTTCTACGCGGCCCGCTCGCCCAAGGAAGCGAAACAGGCCGTGGCCATCTGGATCGTCGGCACGATCGTCGTCGAGACGATCGTCATCGCGATCGCCGTCTACGCGTCGGTCTACAGCACCGAGCGCCAGCTGGGGTGGGACGGCCGGGCGCTCGTGCTGAACGCGGCTCGGTACATGGTGCCGGGGCCGGTTGGTGTGCTGCTGCTCGGCGCCGCGTGTGCGGTCGTGCTCTCGACGGGCATGAACTACCTGTTGTCGTCGAGCTCGAATGTGATGCGCGACATCTATCAGGGGATGATCAACCCGAACGCCGATCCGACGAAGATGGTGGCGCTTCAGAAGGTCTTCATCGTCGTGATGGGCTTCCTCGCGTTCCTGATGATCTTCATCCCCACGTACCTCAAGTCCCAGATCTCGATCCTGCAATACGCCTACTTCGCCTACACGATGTACGGCGTGGCCGTGACGCCGGCCCTGTTCGCGGCCCTGACGTGGAAGCGGGCGACCTGGCAGGGTGGCGTGGCGTCGATTGTCGGCGGCGCGTTCGCGACCGTGTTCTTCGAGTTCGTGTTGCCGTGGATGGCGCCCGGCGTGCTCGAGGGAGCGCCCGGCGCCGGCAGCGCCTTCTTCGGGAAGGACCCGTGGGGGATCCCGAGCATCTACCCGGCGGCCATCATCTCGATCGGGCTGCTGGTATTCGTCAGCTTGTTGACACCTGCGCCGAAGCCCGAAGAACTCGAGCGGCTGTTCCCCAAGGAGCAGGCCGCGGCATGA
- a CDS encoding oxidative damage protection protein → MASLEKAPEGARMVQCVKLGRELPGLTEAPWPGELGQRIYERVSADAWKLWEARMRMILNEYRLMPWQKEAQDLMARAMEEFFFGESAALPPGYTPAG, encoded by the coding sequence ATGGCTTCGCTCGAGAAGGCGCCCGAGGGCGCCCGGATGGTGCAGTGCGTGAAACTGGGACGCGAACTCCCCGGACTGACAGAAGCGCCGTGGCCCGGTGAACTGGGGCAACGGATCTACGAGCGCGTGTCGGCCGACGCGTGGAAACTCTGGGAAGCGCGAATGCGGATGATTCTCAACGAGTACCGCCTGATGCCCTGGCAGAAGGAGGCGCAGGACCTGATGGCGAGGGCGATGGAGGAGTTCTTCTTCGGCGAAAGCGCGGCGCTGCCGCCGGGGTACACGCCTGCCGGATGA
- a CDS encoding KGG domain-containing protein, translating to MNESGRKERRGFASMSPEKQREIASKGGRAAHEKGTAHEWTSEEARTAGRKGGQVSRGGRGRMSDSMDSAADDVGVASPTHENN from the coding sequence GTGAACGAATCAGGACGCAAGGAACGACGCGGGTTCGCGTCGATGTCGCCGGAAAAGCAGCGCGAGATTGCGAGCAAGGGTGGACGGGCGGCGCACGAAAAGGGCACGGCCCACGAGTGGACCTCCGAAGAGGCCCGCACTGCCGGCCGCAAGGGGGGCCAGGTGAGCCGGGGAGGGCGCGGTCGGATGTCCGACTCGATGGACTCCGCCGCGGACGATGTGGGGGTTGCATCACCAACCCACGAGAACAACTGA